The nucleotide window TCTCACGGTCAACTGCATGGCCGTATCGGGTACTGAAATGCTCAGCCTTATTCTGACCCGGAACCGGGGGACTATTTTTTTTGCCAGCCTGGCCAACAGCCAGAAAATCACGGCACTGACTTCGGAAAGCGTGGGAAAGGACTTGAACATCATCGGCTATACCGGTTTTCTGGAAGGCCATGCCGATTTTACCGCAACCCTTCTATATACCTGCCCTGAACTGACCCGGCAGCTGAAACGGCTTTATGATCCGAAAAATCAAACCCAACGGGTACGCCAGGACCCTTATCCAGACCCCCGGATTTTATCGCACATCCTCAAAGACAGCCGGGATGACTATGTGTTTGTGTCCAAGCCCATGCAGAAGGTCCTGGCTTCAGCTGTGAATGTGGCAAAGTATGACTGTACCACCCTGATTACCGGCGAATCCGGAGTTGGCAAGGAGATTATCGTGGATATCATCCACAAGGCCAGTGACCGGAATCAGTACCCCCTGGTCAAAATAAATTGCGGTACGATCCCTGCCAGCCTCCTGGAGTCTGAATTGTTCGGCTATGAAAAGGGCGCTTTTTCAGGTGCCAGCATTCAGGGGAAAAAGGGGTTCTTTGAACTGGCCCATAACGGCTCCCTCTTTCTTGATGAGATTGGAGAACTCAAAACCGAACTTCAGGTAAAAATATTGAGAGCTATCCAGGAAAAGCAGATCTATCGGGTCGGAGGAATACAGCCGATCCAGGTCAATGTGAGAATCATAGCAGCCACGAACCGTTCACTTGAAGAGATGATCGAACAGGGCCGGTTCAGGGAAGATCTGTTTTATCGCCTCAATGTATTTCCCATAAAAATTCCACCTCTCCGGGAGCGGAAAAAGGACATCATTCCCCTGGCCGAACATTTCATCCGAAAATACAACGACCGCTTCAAGCTGAACAAGACTATGGAACAAATGGCGTTTCAGTACCTGGTGGAGCATGAATGGCCGGGAAATATCCGGGAGCTGCAGAACGTGGTTCAGAGAATACTCATCAACTCCGGAGAGGATACAATCACCCTAGTGGACACCATCCGGGAACTGGCCACCGGGTCGCGTCTTTCGTCTTCCAGAGCCGGTTTGAACGCAATTCTGGACCAGACGGAGTACAATGTTCTGAAAGCCACCCGGAAAACCCATAAAACCACCCGGAAAATGGCAAAAATTCTGGGCCTGAGCCAGTCCACCCTGGTCAGGAAATTGAAAAAACACGGCCTGTGATCAGACTGTAAAAAAAGGGGAAACACACAGTGAAAACAATTGGTTCCCTTTTCCTGTGGTGTTGAAGGGTTTTTATCATATATCAGGCCGGTTGGCGCGCATGCTTAGATTCAAATAGTGTAACGCTTTTTATTCTGTCCTATTCAGGCATCTTTTTCTCCTACACCGGGACGATAGCCATATGAACCCGGATGAAAAATT belongs to Desulfotignum balticum DSM 7044 and includes:
- a CDS encoding sigma-54 interaction domain-containing protein, which codes for MAVHENELLVDVDIIHVNTTSFNQILTSMDGNLTAVKKRILEIVSTRGKLQNPITGTGGILYGRVEQIGKSYPNPYNLKIGDHIITLASLSLTPLKLDQIDQINQFSCQLKVQGKAILFGHMPLLKVNPGQLNKKYSLELLIAVMDEAGAPRQTWKLANTGNRILIIGANGKLGLLSACGAREKIGNTGKITGIVKSHESRKVLEKTGIYDEVICCDALDTIGAFNHLSTHGVLNAQEGAFDLTVNCMAVSGTEMLSLILTRNRGTIFFASLANSQKITALTSESVGKDLNIIGYTGFLEGHADFTATLLYTCPELTRQLKRLYDPKNQTQRVRQDPYPDPRILSHILKDSRDDYVFVSKPMQKVLASAVNVAKYDCTTLITGESGVGKEIIVDIIHKASDRNQYPLVKINCGTIPASLLESELFGYEKGAFSGASIQGKKGFFELAHNGSLFLDEIGELKTELQVKILRAIQEKQIYRVGGIQPIQVNVRIIAATNRSLEEMIEQGRFREDLFYRLNVFPIKIPPLRERKKDIIPLAEHFIRKYNDRFKLNKTMEQMAFQYLVEHEWPGNIRELQNVVQRILINSGEDTITLVDTIRELATGSRLSSSRAGLNAILDQTEYNVLKATRKTHKTTRKMAKILGLSQSTLVRKLKKHGL